A window of bacterium contains these coding sequences:
- a CDS encoding class I SAM-dependent rRNA methyltransferase: MADILLHSSRDRSLRRRHPWVLSGAVAGVDGSPEPGDLVRVLSAEGEVLGHGHYSPQSQIRVRLLELGKESQGEELLAARIKAAVERRRADSSLEGCDAMRLVHAEGDGLPGLVADRYGDTVVLRVGTAGMARRREALADALAEAAGVACVYERGDAAALRREGEAVQEGPLRGEAPKAPIAISERGRSYLADVVNGQKTGFYLDQREARSLVERLAPGRRVLDLFCYSGGFALAAANAGAQSVVAVDGSKQALTLGEASGADVDWVKGDAFRFLRAAEPGFDLLVIDPPPLARRKNDVKKASRGYKDLVMHGLRCASPGAQLLVFACSHHVGPDLFRKIVFGASLDAERPVRVLGELGAPPDHPVALDHPEGRYLTGLWLEAIG, translated from the coding sequence ATGGCTGACATCCTCCTGCATTCGAGTCGCGATCGGTCCCTTCGTCGTAGGCACCCCTGGGTGCTCTCTGGAGCCGTCGCCGGGGTCGATGGGTCCCCCGAGCCCGGAGATCTGGTGCGGGTGCTCTCGGCCGAGGGGGAGGTCCTTGGTCATGGTCACTACTCCCCGCAGTCCCAGATTCGCGTGCGCCTGCTCGAACTGGGCAAGGAAAGCCAAGGAGAGGAGCTGCTAGCCGCCCGGATCAAGGCTGCCGTGGAACGCCGTCGCGCCGACTCGTCTCTCGAGGGTTGCGATGCCATGCGCCTGGTGCACGCCGAGGGCGACGGGTTGCCCGGGCTGGTCGCCGATCGCTACGGCGACACGGTCGTCCTCCGGGTGGGGACTGCCGGGATGGCACGGCGGAGGGAAGCATTGGCCGACGCCCTCGCCGAGGCCGCCGGCGTGGCCTGTGTCTACGAGCGCGGGGATGCCGCGGCGCTTCGGCGAGAAGGTGAGGCCGTCCAGGAAGGCCCGCTCCGTGGCGAGGCGCCCAAGGCGCCGATTGCCATCTCCGAGCGCGGCCGATCCTACCTGGCCGACGTGGTGAACGGGCAGAAGACCGGTTTCTATCTCGACCAGCGGGAAGCCCGCAGCCTGGTCGAACGTCTGGCGCCGGGCCGGCGGGTGCTCGACCTGTTCTGCTACAGCGGTGGCTTCGCCCTGGCGGCGGCCAACGCCGGAGCCCAATCGGTCGTTGCGGTGGATGGCTCGAAGCAGGCACTCACGCTTGGCGAAGCGAGCGGGGCGGACGTGGACTGGGTCAAGGGCGACGCGTTTCGTTTCCTGCGCGCCGCCGAACCGGGTTTCGACCTGCTGGTGATCGATCCTCCGCCCCTGGCCCGTCGCAAGAACGACGTCAAGAAGGCGAGCCGGGGCTACAAGGATCTGGTGATGCACGGCCTTCGCTGTGCGTCGCCGGGAGCACAGCTCCTCGTTTTCGCCTGTTCACATCATGTCGGGCCCGACCTGTTCCGGAAGATCGTGTTTGGCGCGTCGCTGGATGCGGAGCGACCCGTGCGGGTGCTGGGTGAGTTGGGCGCGCCGCCGGATCACCCGGTGGCACTCGACCATCCTGAAGGCCGCTACCTGACGGGTCTCTGGCTCGAGGCGATCGGATGA